The Candidatus Thiothrix anitrata genome includes the window GGCTTCTCGCCCATCAGGGCTGTACTCCATAGTTGTTTTCCACAGTGATTATATCCTACCAAACGGGTCGTTTATACCACTGGCAAGCCGCAAGTCGACGGTGATTTTCGTCAGATCAGCAAAATACTCATCGCGGATGCGACCGATGATTTTGGCTCTATGTAAACTGTAATGGTCAAGTAAATTCGGACAGTCCATTAAGCCTGTTTCAAAAAAAGTTGCTCAAATTGGTTAGGTGTTTTCGCACCGATCACCGAATGCAAGCGTTTGGTGTTGTAAAAATGGATATACTTTTTCACCGCCCAGGTAAGTTCATCGGCGGTTTGGTAGTGCTCACGGCTAATGGCTTCGACTTTGAGGCTTCGGAAAAAGCGTTCCATCACCGCATTGTCCCAGCAGTTAGCACGTCGGCTCATGCTGGCTTTGATGCCAAGTTCGGTAAGCCTGTCTTGGTAAGCATGGCTGGTGTACTGGCAACCTTGATCGGAGTGGAAGAGCAGACCGGTGGATGCGGTCACTTGGCGTAAGATCACGGCTTGATTCAGGGCGGCAAGTATCAAGGCGGTGTCAGGCGTAGCGGATAGTTGCCAACCCACGACTTTGCGTGAGAATAAATCCAGTACGACGGCTAAATACATCCAGCCGGATGCTGTCCACAAATAGGTGATGTCACCCACCCATTTTTGGTTGGGTGCGCTGGCGTCAAATTCACGGTTGAGGTGGTTGTCTGCCACACGGGAGACCTCGCCTGCTGGATAGCGATGACGTTTCTTGGGTAGATCGCCACGATGCCCGCTTCCTGCATCAGGCACCGGGCTTGATAACGTCCCACCTCCAGCCCCTTTTCCTTGAGCGCATCCGACATCCGGCGGCTACCGTAGGTTTGGTTCACTTCCGCATGGATGGCTTTGACCTGCACTTGCAGGTGAATACGTGCCGCTGGCGGTTCACGGTGGGCTTGCCAGTAGTAGTAACTGCTTTTATGCACGTCTAATACCTCACACAGTTGGGAAACAGGATGTGCCTTCTTTAGCGTGTCAATCACTCCATAGCTCATGACATTTCCTTGGCAAAGAAGGCGCTGGCTTTTTTTAAGATTTCTCTCTCCGTTTCCAATTGCCTGATACGTTGTTTTAATTGTTGAATTTCCCGCTGTTCCTCGGTCAATGCCGATTTGTTTGGCAAGGGATTCCCTGCCTTTTCCGCCAGATATTGTTGCTTCCAGCGTTTCACCGCCGTTTCGCCCGCACCTGATGCTTCGCAGGCTTGTTTGATGCTGTATTGCTCCTCCACCATCAGTTTGGCGATTTCCAACTTGAAGGCTGGGCTAAAATGTTTCTGTGTGGTCATGATGATCCTCTGTACCGTGCGCTGGAGTATAAGGGACTCTCTCGGCTGTCTGAAATCATTAGACCATTACAATGTGGCACGGTTCGATGATCTGGAGCAGTCATTAATTCTACCCTGCCCTGACAGCACGCTGACACTGGCTGATATTTACGAAGGCGTGGATTTCACTCAACCGGCTGAATCTGATGCTTAGTCGTATCCATTTATCGCGAATGTGGCACATTATGGTAGATTGTTTAATCCTTAGTGCGTGCCCACCATAATGCTAGGATAATAATCAAAACTAACGGTGAACCAACGAGTAGGAAAGTCCACAATTCACCTATACACTTTGCACCCCATTCCCAGAGTGAGCATTGGTAAAGCTCTTTTATCATGTCATTCAGTATAGGCAAAAACGCCAGATACAACGCACCGAAAGCAAATACCGCTCCAAAAAATGTCAAATTATTACTCAATTTACTGCTGCGAGCTTCTCGCTGCACATTCAGGTATTCATCCGTGCGGCTGATTTTTTCTTTGATGCGCTCATAATGTAGCTGCAAGTTCAATCCCTGTTGCTGGAGGCGGCAAATCTCCTTGCCCTGCATTTGGTCGGTTAATTCCGAGAACCAATACTGATTGGTGAACCGAATGAAGTCTTTGAGTTGATTCTTAATGATCTGAATCTTGCTCGGATCGTCGAATAATTCCTTTGTGGTTGCCGTGATTTGGTGATCGTAATGGCGCAAAGATGCCTGATAGAACAGGGCTTGAATCAGCATCCGGTTATAGATTTGTGGAATGTGTTTTGGGGCAACAATATTATTGAAAAACCAACCATCGGACAGGTAGGCATTTACCTTGTCGGTGTAAACGTAATGCCCGCCGATAGCTGACCAAAACTCCATCCACTGATTTTGTAGATAGCGGTCAATGGCTGTTTTGGTGTAAGGATAACCTTGCAGATGTTCATCTTTTTTCTTACCAAAGCCTTGTGTATCACGGAAACGGTCAGTTAATGCAACCAATGCTTTGAGCCGTTCTTGCCAGTCATTTTTACCCGCATCTTGTTCTGGTTCGGGGAGTAGGGTGTCTTCTGGGAAGCCGTAAGCCACGCTGACAAACATGCGGTCATCGTAAAGGGCAATACTTTCTTCCAGCCATTCGGCGGCTGTTGGTTGTGTTGTTGGTTTGAAAAATGATTTTACAAAGTGTTTGATGATAGGAGAAATGTCTGCTCCTGGTTGGTCGATTGGCGGGAGTTTGATGGGCATCTTTTGGTCGAATGCGCGAATAGGTTCGGCATGAGTTGCCAGATCAGACAGAACCAATGGGGCTAATTTTTTTTCATACCGTTGTTCGGTGAAGGTGGGATAAAGCTGCCGCCCTAGACGAGTGAAATGCAGCCAATCTTCGAGTTCCATACCTTCGTTGCAGGCTGGCTTGACGGTATAGGCTAACAGGCATAGTCCATTGAAATAACGGTACAAGTGAACAGATTCAATCCTAACGTTCTTATCGGGTACAACGTATTTCGGTGTTTCACCTTCTTTTGGGGGATCTGGAGAAATGGCTTCTAAGGTCAAACACCAATGTTGAATAAGCTCTTTCGGTAAACGCCATTCTTGTATTGGGTCTAGTAGGTTTTTTTCCTGAGATTGATCTACTCGATGAAACAGAATGTTCCGTAGGGTTGGCGTGAAAAAGTGGTATGCCTCTGCCTCATCTTCCTCATATGCGTTTTCTGTGCTGCCATAGAGATATTCATTATAGGCATCAGGGAGAGGAGGCATCCTATGACCAAGAGCCGGAATCAACGGCAGGAAAAACGTGCAGTGATAATGATCCAGCAGCAGCATTTTGAGTTCATCGTTGGAAGGCGCAGACATGAGAGCATCCGGTAGCAGTAAAGGCTGAATAATGCCACAACTCGCCCCTCATCTCACAGCCTAAACGGCATCCTGCCCCTACAACGCAGCAGACAAAAGTGAAAAAGACGCAGTTATCGTCTCACAGCCTAAACGGCATCCCGCCCCTGCAACCCATTACCCTAGACAACGTTGCTGAGTACCAAAGTCTCACAGCCTAAACGGCATCCCGCCCCTGCAACTTACGGTACTTACTTTGATTTGCGCAGCACTATCCGTCTCACAGCCTAAACGGCATCCCGCCCCTGCAACAGCACCATTACTCGCCCCGCTAGAAATCAAGATAGTCTCACAGCCTAAACGGCATCCCGCCCCTGCAACCTTCGGCACAGGCGACTACATTGGCACGAATATGTCTCACAGCCTAAACGGCATCCCGCCCCTGCAACACTTGTGGATGTACCAGTCAGACTCACATCACCTGTCTCACAGCCTAAACGGCATCCCGCCCCTGCAACATACGGGCGCGTGATAGTAAATTGCAGTCTAGCGTCTCACAGCCTAAACGGCATCCCGCCCCTGCAACTGTGTGTCTGACACTGGCCACCCGTGGTCGTCGTGTTGTCTCACAGCCTAAACGGCATCCCGCCCCTGCAACAAAAATACGGCGTGCTTTCCGTGAGTGGTCGGTCTCACAGCCTAAACGGCATCCCGCCCCTGCAACTTCCGGAAAACCGGTGGCGGGTGTTTCAGCCTGATGTCTCACAGCCTAAACGGCATCCCGCCCCTGCAACCGTTGTCCGATTACCCGTGGAAGTTGGCGGATGTCTCACAGCCTAAACGGCATCCCGCCCCTGCAACCCAAACCTATTTCCCCCGCTGGCAAATCGACATCGGTCTCACAGCCTAAACGGCATCCCGCCCCTGCAACTGAGCGCGTCTGGAAAGATGGCCGTAAGATTTTTATTGTCTCACAGCCTAAACGGCATCCCGCCCCTGCAACCTATGCCGGATACAGTGCAGCGCATATGGCGTTGTCTCACAGCCTAAACGGCATCCCGCCCCTGCAACCCACGCCTTTGCGGTTCGAGTTCGTTTCTGGTGTCTCACAGCCTAAACGGCATCCCGCCCCTGCAACCCACGCCTTTGCGGTTCGAGTTCGTTTCTGGT containing:
- a CDS encoding IS3 family transposase, which codes for MADNHLNREFDASAPNQKWVGDITYLWTASGWMYLAVVLDLFSRKVVGWQLSATPDTALILAALNQAVILRQVTASTGLLFHSDQGCQYTSHAYQDRLTELGIKASMSRRANCWDNAVMERFFRSLKVEAISREHYQTADELTWAVKKYIHFYNTKRLHSVIGAKTPNQFEQLFLKQA
- a CDS encoding transposase, with protein sequence MTTQKHFSPAFKLEIAKLMVEEQYSIKQACEASGAGETAVKRWKQQYLAEKAGNPLPNKSALTEEQREIQQLKQRIRQLETEREILKKASAFFAKEMS
- a CDS encoding IS3 family transposase, whose amino-acid sequence is MSYGVIDTLKKAHPVSQLCEVLDVHKSSYYYWQAHREPPAARIHLQVQVKAIHAEVNQTYGSRRMSDALKEKGLEVGRYQARCLMQEAGIVAIYPRNVIAIQQARSPVWQTTTSTVNLTPAHPTKNGWVTSPICGQHPAGCI